A portion of the Camelina sativa cultivar DH55 unplaced genomic scaffold, Cs unpScaffold00669, whole genome shotgun sequence genome contains these proteins:
- the LOC104773848 gene encoding uncharacterized protein LOC104773848 isoform X1, translating into MIMIERGSCLVGTLMQCACSSRHLIHSKILVSPNLSSEPRRNMESSLHYVILLGLLATILVTTHGQGDAVGLNGEEMRPVEVEMVMEYRVWRRKLMTPLELCLECKCCSSTTCATMPCCFGINCQLPNKPFGVCAFVPKSCHCTSCSI; encoded by the exons ATGATTATGATTGAGCGTGGTTCTTGTTTAGTAGGCACTCTGATGCAATGTGCTTGTAGTAGCAGACACCTTATCCACTCcaag ATCTTGGTATCGCCTAATCTTTCTAGCGAACCGAGGAGAAATATGGAGTCAAGCTTGCATTATGTGATTTTGTTAGGTTTGCTTGCGACGATTCTGGTTACGACCCACGGCCAAG GAGACGCGGTGGGGCTAAATGGAGAAGAAATGAGGCCAGTGGAGGTGGAGATGGTCATGGAGTACAGAGTATGGAGGAGAAAGCTGATGACGCCATTGGAGTTGTGCTTAGAGTGCAAATGCTGTTCCTCCACCACTTGTGCCACGATGCCTTGCTGTTTCGGCATCAATTGCCAACTTCCCAACAAGCCCTTTGGCGTTTGCGCCTTTGTTCCCAAGTCGTGTCATTGTACTTCTTGCTCCATTTAA
- the LOC104773848 gene encoding uncharacterized protein LOC104773848 isoform X2 yields MQCACSSRHLIHSKILVSPNLSSEPRRNMESSLHYVILLGLLATILVTTHGQGDAVGLNGEEMRPVEVEMVMEYRVWRRKLMTPLELCLECKCCSSTTCATMPCCFGINCQLPNKPFGVCAFVPKSCHCTSCSI; encoded by the exons ATGCAATGTGCTTGTAGTAGCAGACACCTTATCCACTCcaag ATCTTGGTATCGCCTAATCTTTCTAGCGAACCGAGGAGAAATATGGAGTCAAGCTTGCATTATGTGATTTTGTTAGGTTTGCTTGCGACGATTCTGGTTACGACCCACGGCCAAG GAGACGCGGTGGGGCTAAATGGAGAAGAAATGAGGCCAGTGGAGGTGGAGATGGTCATGGAGTACAGAGTATGGAGGAGAAAGCTGATGACGCCATTGGAGTTGTGCTTAGAGTGCAAATGCTGTTCCTCCACCACTTGTGCCACGATGCCTTGCTGTTTCGGCATCAATTGCCAACTTCCCAACAAGCCCTTTGGCGTTTGCGCCTTTGTTCCCAAGTCGTGTCATTGTACTTCTTGCTCCATTTAA
- the LOC104773848 gene encoding uncharacterized protein LOC104773848 isoform X3, translated as MESSLHYVILLGLLATILVTTHGQGDAVGLNGEEMRPVEVEMVMEYRVWRRKLMTPLELCLECKCCSSTTCATMPCCFGINCQLPNKPFGVCAFVPKSCHCTSCSI; from the exons ATGGAGTCAAGCTTGCATTATGTGATTTTGTTAGGTTTGCTTGCGACGATTCTGGTTACGACCCACGGCCAAG GAGACGCGGTGGGGCTAAATGGAGAAGAAATGAGGCCAGTGGAGGTGGAGATGGTCATGGAGTACAGAGTATGGAGGAGAAAGCTGATGACGCCATTGGAGTTGTGCTTAGAGTGCAAATGCTGTTCCTCCACCACTTGTGCCACGATGCCTTGCTGTTTCGGCATCAATTGCCAACTTCCCAACAAGCCCTTTGGCGTTTGCGCCTTTGTTCCCAAGTCGTGTCATTGTACTTCTTGCTCCATTTAA